The Oculatellaceae cyanobacterium genome contains a region encoding:
- a CDS encoding DUF3131 domain-containing protein → MPLSSVIQQSDAQTPNTTPSACAATTTPLTAEEQTYARTAWQYFVKNYQNSTGFVNSTTGYPSGTLWDQASYLMALNSARWLNVINQQDFDTRLNKFLTTLGNLPLFENSLPNKVYNTVTLKMTDYSNNPKERGIGWSALDIGRMLVGLHIIQSCHPQYQQQIANIVSRWQLGRVVRNGRLYGAIVQANNQTLLVQEGRLGYEEYAARGYQLWGLQPNNAIALEPFEFIKSYNLNIPVDLRNYQTTNASNYVVSESYILDGIEFGLQGYLKEYAASVLEAQKRHYEATKELTAVSEDHIDKAPYFLYNSVYANGVPWATITDENQPYPQLRTLSTKTAFGWRYLYPKDSYAQKIFEVAKKLRSADGNGFYAGQYLTTKQPNKIATSKSNGLILEILYYKARGDRALIASDRVSFAPAPPTGNKLTGNVSSKVD, encoded by the coding sequence TTGCCCCTAAGTTCAGTAATTCAGCAGTCTGATGCTCAAACTCCCAACACTACACCATCAGCTTGTGCAGCAACTACCACACCATTAACAGCAGAAGAACAAACATACGCCCGTACAGCTTGGCAGTATTTCGTTAAAAATTACCAAAATTCAACAGGATTTGTAAACTCCACCACAGGTTATCCTTCAGGAACTCTTTGGGATCAAGCAAGTTATCTGATGGCGTTAAATTCTGCACGTTGGTTGAATGTAATTAACCAACAAGATTTTGATACCAGACTAAATAAATTTTTGACAACTTTAGGTAATTTGCCCTTATTTGAAAATAGCTTACCCAACAAAGTTTATAACACGGTTACTTTAAAAATGACCGACTATAGCAACAATCCCAAAGAGCGGGGTATTGGTTGGTCAGCTTTAGATATTGGTCGAATGTTGGTAGGGTTGCATATAATTCAAAGTTGCCATCCGCAATATCAGCAGCAAATTGCAAATATTGTATCCCGTTGGCAGTTAGGGCGAGTTGTGAGAAATGGCAGATTGTATGGTGCAATTGTGCAAGCTAACAATCAAACACTATTAGTGCAAGAAGGGCGCTTAGGATATGAAGAATATGCAGCGCGCGGTTATCAACTTTGGGGTTTACAACCGAATAATGCGATCGCACTAGAACCATTTGAATTTATTAAAAGTTACAATCTCAACATCCCAGTTGATTTGCGTAACTATCAAACCACTAACGCCAGCAATTATGTAGTTAGCGAGTCATACATTTTAGATGGTATCGAATTTGGCTTACAAGGATATTTAAAAGAATATGCTGCTTCCGTCTTAGAAGCCCAAAAGCGTCACTACGAAGCAACAAAAGAATTGACAGCAGTATCAGAAGATCACATAGATAAAGCTCCTTACTTTTTATACAACAGTGTTTATGCCAATGGTGTACCTTGGGCAACTATTACCGATGAAAATCAGCCATATCCACAACTGCGTACTTTAAGTACTAAAACAGCATTTGGCTGGCGTTATTTGTACCCCAAAGATAGTTATGCTCAAAAAATCTTTGAGGTAGCCAAGAAACTACGAAGCGCAGATGGTAACGGCTTTTACGCAGGACAATATCTGACAACTAAACAACCAAACAAAATTGCTACGAGCAAAAGTAATGGGTTAATTCTAGAGATTTTATATTATAAAGCGAGAGGCGATCGCGCCTTAATTGCCTCTGATCGTGTTAGTTTTGCCCCAGCACCACCAACAGGAAATAAACTGACAGGTAATGTATCCAGCAAAGTTGATTAA
- a CDS encoding RNA-binding protein, with the protein MSIYVGNLSYDVKEGDLSHIFAEYGTVKRVQLPTDRETGRPRGFGFVEMSSDAEEDAAIEALDGAEWMERDLKVNKAKPREERSGGGGGYGGNSRNFSRR; encoded by the coding sequence ATGTCAATTTACGTAGGCAACTTATCTTACGATGTTAAAGAAGGCGACCTGAGCCATATCTTTGCAGAGTATGGAACCGTTAAGCGTGTTCAACTACCTACAGATCGTGAAACAGGTCGTCCTCGCGGCTTTGGATTTGTGGAAATGAGTTCAGATGCAGAAGAAGATGCTGCAATTGAAGCTCTTGATGGCGCTGAGTGGATGGAGCGCGATTTGAAAGTTAATAAAGCTAAACCCCGTGAAGAAAGAAGCGGTGGCGGCGGCGGATACGGTGGTAACTCACGTAACTTTTCACGTCGTTAA